tgtcagatagaaagtctttgatgtattcgtacgtcttacgcccaactcctaatttttccaggttttccaatattgcttcatgtttcacattgtcaaaggccttggttaggtctagtcccagtatggccctggtatccatccgggagcagccgtttccgtctattatttggtgcttaattcTCAGCATTATGTCTTGCGTCGATAATGTCGGGCGGAAGCCAACCATTGTGTGTGGAAAGGCTTCTCTGTTTTCCATGTATCTGTTTAATCTGTCCAGGACCACGTGTTCCATCAATTTCCCAATGCACGAGGTcagcgagattggtctgaggttgtcAAGCTGTAGTTCAGGAGGAGATAACAAGTTTGAACCTTCCGTGTCCGTGCCCGGTCCACCCTCCGAACACTTATAAGGTTTCTTCGGCTGCttgctcccagacgcaaagctttcttctgccccgttgcaaaaaaaaaagttcaataaaattctggggttttacgtgccaacaccacgatacGATTGAGGCAAGTCGTAGTGggagactgcggattaatttttaccacctggggttcttcaacgggcacccaatgcacggtacacggtcactcttgcatttcgcccccatcgaaatgcggctgccgtggcaaGGATTTGATCCGGCGCCCTCggacttagcagcacaacgccaaagccactacgccaccacggcgggcccACCCCGTCTTAACGCGGCTGGCCCAGCGGACGATAGGCCCATATGCTTTTATTGTTCCCGTATTGGACATGTCGCCAGTCACTGCCTCAGCCACTAGGGGTCGTCTCCTCGATGGCCATCCCAGAGTTACTACCGTCAAGCGCCAGGCAACTCATACTTTCTCGCCTTACACGTCTACTCCGAACCCTAACGCCGACAGCGCTCCAGCGAGGTCCAGCCGCTCCCAGTCTCCGCAAGGTCGTCGGTACCGTTCACCTCTCGTTCACAAATCCTCTCTTgtccctgcctacacgtggaagcCTACTGGACGTTGAAATGGATGGTGTTcgtgtcacatctctcgttgacacaggtcGTGGTTACCTGTGTCGGAGACCACGGCACACAGGTGACCACGAATGGTTGACGCCATTCGTGACTACTACACCATTGTTTTATTTATCACAGTGCCCACATGACCTCATTCTCTGCCTTGATTTTCTTTCGAAACTCCGCCAAAATTGTACCTGCCACGGATGTTGTCAGTTGGACCTGTCGTTTCCTACTGACACCACTCCTAGTGCACCGCACCGCTTATGTTATGTCGAGTTCACCCACCTGTCTCCACAGGCCGCTACAAATTTCCTCTTGATGACCTATCCTCCTGTTTCTGATGGCGAGTTCGTTGTATTCCCGctcatcctcaattttggatcaGCGCACGTGTGCTTCCCCTCGGCATTGCCTTGGCGCATATCATGCCTTTAGACGAATTCCAGATTTATTTCTTCACCTCTGAAGCACTCCCCAGCACCAACGCATCCCTGTCATCCTTTCTTTGGTCTTATTCGCCTGCCGACATGTGTAAGATGGTTGCTCGTAGTCTTCCTTCTGAGCAAACAGAAGCTCTTCGTCGCCGTGTGTCTTCTTATAGAGATAAGATGACCACCTTCTCGGACCAAAATCTGTATTCACCCATTGCGTCAACACCGATGACGCGAGCCCCATTCATAAGCGACCTTGTCGCGTATCCGCAGCGGAGCGGGTCATCCTACAGGAGGAGGTTGAGAAGGTGCTGGGCAATGATATTCTTGAGCCttcgagtagtccgtgggcatccccggTTGTCTTGTTAAAGAAAAAATACAACTcttggcgcttctgcgttgagtACCGCCACCTTAACAAGATAACAAATAAAGATGTGTACCCAGTGCCTCGCATAGACGatgcccttgactgccttcacggaccTCAATATTTTTTCTAAACTGACCTCCGTTCGTGGTATTGGCAGATTGGCGTAGATGAGatggaccgtgaaaaaaccgccttcgtaaCACCAGGCTGTCcttaccaatttaaagtcatgccctttggttTATTAAAAACCCCAGCTACATTCGATCGCAtaatggactctcttctgcgcggctTTAAGTGGTCAAGATGTCTTTGTTACCTTGACTAAGCGATTGTGTTTTCACAGACCTTTGACCACCTACAGCGCCTCACGTACCATCGTCTCTGTCTTTCGCggtgctggccttcagctgaattcATCCAACTGCGGTTTCGGCCGACGCGAAATTACCGTGCTTGGACATCTTGTGAGCGCTGCTGGAACCCAACTTGATCTGGAGTAAGTTTGCGTTGTGCCAAGTTTTCTTGCTCCATGTTCAGCAAAAAATGTCCGCAGTGTTGTGGGCTTATGTTTCTATTTCCGTCGCTTGGCTAAAAAGATttgccacccgccgcggtggctcagtcagctaaggcgttgcgctgctgagcacgagatcgcgggatcgaatagcgagatcgaatctcggccgcggctaccgcatttcgatggaggcgcaatgcaaaaacgcccgtgtgcttgcgttgtagtgcacgtcaaagaaccccaggtggtcaaaattaatccggagccctccactacggcgtgcctcataatcagcactggttttggcacgtaaaacccctgaaagaagaagTAAAAAAATTTGCCGACTTCGGTTGTCTGCTCACCTAATTTATCAAGAAAGGTTGCCTCTTTTTTGGGGGGACCATGCACAGCAAGCCAAATCCCTCTCCACCCTTATTGAGTGGCTTACAACTTCACCGATTTTGTCTCATTTTGACCCCACTGCGCCCACTGAAGTACGCACTAACGtgagtggtcatggaatcggcgctaTTCTCACTCACCGTCAACGGGGTCAAATCTgcgtcatcgcttacgccagccgcattCTTTCTGCGCCCGAatgaaattactccatcactgagcgtgaatGCTTTGCGCTCGTAtaggcggtcgcgaaatttcgtctGTACCTGTTCTGTTGCAATTCTTGCGTCGTATAACTGATCGCCACGCCCTCTattggctctcctctttgaaggactcAACTGGACGCCTCGCTTGTTGTGCATTGCGTCTGCAAGAAAGCGCAATCTTCTCAATCGTGTATAAATCTGGGCGCCTGCATCAAGACGCTCACTGCCTGCCCCGCCATCCTAGCTGTGGATCCACCGGACGTCGCAGGTGCTGACTCGGACATTTGATTACTGCCCCTCTCCAACTTGGTCTATATCGGCGACAAAAAAACGCCGCGATTCTGTCCTTCGTACTTTCATAGACCGCCTAAGCTCCGTGCCCAGTGATACTCCCCTCCGGATGTCCACCCTGCGCGACGAGACTTTATATCTTCGCAGCGTTCATTCTGATGGTCCCGAGCTTCTGCTAGTCGTCCCAAGGCCACCTCCGACTCGCCGTGCTcaagcaacttcacgacgctcgtACCGTTGGACACCTGGGCGTAACTCGTACACGCAACCGCGTgaggcgccgcttcttctggctctgcatttatcgctctgtgcgcagTTATGTGGCTGCTTGCGAtctgtgtcagcgccggaagacgTCTGCATTGCCTCCTACTGGTTTTCCTCTACCTATTGCATGACGACCCTACGAGCCATTCTTCCATGTGGGGCTCAACCTCCTTTGCCCTTTTCCAGTTTTCAATAGAGAAAACAAGTGTATTGCAGTGGCCACAGCTTATGCAACAAGACCTCGCGAGAAATTCCGAACAGCTGCGCAACATATTTCGTCGACTTCCTTCTCCCGATGGCATCCTACACTACAGCGCCTCTCGGCAGTTACTTACGGATCGTGGCTGCTACTTTgtatcgaaggtcgtcgatggTCTGCTGCACTCCTGCGCTACCGAGCACAAGGGTGCTACCgtgtaccaccctcaaacgaacggcctcacagAAGACTTCAATgacacactaactgaaatgcttgACATGTACTTTTCCGACGATCCCCTTGACTCGGACGTCGCTCTGCCATACATCACCTTTGCTTATAATTCTTCCCGTCACGACAACGCCAGATTCTCATCGTTCTGCCTTTTGTTTGGGCGCGGCCGTATTTTACACATATGACAGGCTACTTCCTTTCTAATTGCAGTCCCCAACCGCTTACGCCCGTGATACCATTGTCCTGGCCGCATAGGCCCAAAAAATCGCTCGTGATCTCCTCACTGTCTAGCAAGGTGCCCAAAAAAATGCCGTTACGTTCGTCGGCACCGAGTCGTCCACTTTTCCCCCAGGCTCTCTTGTGCTCCTTGTGCCCCCTTACGCCCAGCAGGGCTTTTGTTTTAAATGCCATTGGGAACATACTGACTACATCATTGCATGAACCAAACCGTACAGAGGTGGCGCTGTCTTCGGTGAAGACAGGAAAGCATGTTCTATGTATGTACGTTCTATGTATGTTAGTATGTATGTTGCCCCGAAAACGATAAAGGTTAGACTCGCTAAAGTCTTTTTTCAAATTATACCGGGCACAGACGCATTCGCTAATGCTTTCGTTCTTGTGAGGGTCGGTACGACCATGTGCGTCCGTCCTGCATAGAAtaagagttttttttaatttttttttacagtgaatcTACTACACCACAATAGCATCAAATATCGGAAACTCGCGAATAACTGTATTAATGTTACGAAGCTGCACAGTGAGATGTGATGGACACCGTAGTCGAGAGCTACGGATTACTTTTTACCACCTTTGATATAGTCtgctaaagttttttttttctttcttttttcattctgcCTCCATCGGAATGAAGCCACCGTGGCCGGAAACAGAACTCGCGCTGCTGCCACTTATATAATCTCTGCGGCCGGGTGGCTGACCAAATAACACTGTCATGACGGTAGAAATGCACAAGCAGTGACAGCGTTTGGCACGTCGATAATGTGCCTGCACATGGATGAGAAAGTTCTTATAATAATTAAAATCAAAGGGCCCGGGTAGTGCCGAAGACGAATTCGTTCCTGCACGAGGTGAGACGGAAGATGAAGAAGTGCCTCCAGCGCGAGCGGCGCGTGTCGGCTGGGATCAGCAAGGGCGGAGCTGGGCAGCCGCTGTTCCGACTTCAGTGAGGCGTAAGGGCCACAAAGGCGCGTCCTCTGCCCAGTCGACATGGCGGTGAGTGCAGTACGCTTCTGTGAGCTCTTTCTTTCTGGCAGGACGCCTTGACGAGCTGTTACGCTTTCGTGTAAGCCTAAACTCAAGATGTAGGCTTACGTAAGGTAAGGTATGTAATGAGTGTCGTTATGTAATCAGTTGGTAAGGCTTACGCCTTACCAACTGATTTCATAACGACAGATTTCAGAAATGCGTCGTGATATTAAGTACACGTGGGCGTGCTCTGTTCAGCTCCAAGCGTAGACCACGGGTGCGAGGGACTTGATGAACCACGCCTGAATTCGAACCGTACATACTTGTAGGTGTTCCTGCTAACTGGCAACATGTCTCACATTCTCATTCTTTTATGCGTAATCTCGTTAATGACAGTCTCTCTGGACTTTTGTTTGTGCGTTTCGCTATAGTATTGAGGCCGTTCCTATGGTGTTCAATCACAGTTCGTGTGACGTTACGTTATGTCACAGTGGCAAGTTAGTATTATGGACTCCTTTGTGGCTGGAACACGAGTGTCGTTTCAGTCCATGCATGCGAGCGCACGGTTCCAGACGCAGGAAATAACCAAGAGCCCACCAACACCGACCTCTCCCGCGCCCGAGGTGCCAAAGCCGGCACCCCCTTCGGACGACGACTGGGTGTTCAAGCCGCCGGCGCTCTGGAAGGGCCACGATGTGACCGATTTGCCCAAAAAGGTGCGGCACTTCGTTGAGGAGCAACGCCGCCTGTGCCAGCCAGCAAGCGTGTACGTCTGCGACGGCAGCAGCCAGGAGAATGAGGTCATCATAGCCTTCATGGTCAAGCTCGGCCTCACCGTACCACTGAAGAAGCAGGCCAACTGGTACGTCTCCTGATCCCGCTTTCGAGCGGGCAACGCGGTTTCTCGCACGGTTGCCTCGTCGCATCCGTTGCTTTCCCTCAGCATAAAATCAAGTGCTAAAGCCCATCCCATGCAGAGCCTATAGAGGCGTCTGGCTACGCGTCTGCTTGAGCTCACGCACACGCAGGTCTATGCTCATCTAAAGCTTTCAAGTTGTGCGCCTGTATCAATCGGTTCGCCAGAACGTCAAAAAAGGAGCTGTCCAATGATGGCGACCAATGGTGGCGTCCTCAACGTGTGGAGAAGCTCCGCTGCGTAGTCGGTAGCTCAATGCTCCGCAGAGAGCACTACGGAGCATTGAGCTACCCGGCTACGCAGCGGAGCTCATCCAGACGTTCAGCTCAATAATCGTGCCACCATCATCGGACGAGTAATTCTGGCTCTAGTAGTGCCAGAAATAAGCGTCCGATGAGGTCCGGTAATGACTAGTGCCAGAACGTTTCGACCTCAACGTGTGGACGAGTCGGTAGCTCAATGTTCCGTATAGTTCCAGAATTACGTGTTCGATAATGGTTACCATTAGTTGTCCCAAAGGGCCGAGCGTCGAAATTTATATATGCGTTTCTTATTGTTAATTTTCACTTGTACGCGCTTCAGTTATGCCGAAGTACGACACTCAGGAAAGTTGACCATCATTTATATCGTGCTATATTGACAGTAGTTACAGCCGTATATATAATTAAAGaccacatatacagggtgtttcattttagctgcaccaaatttttaaagattgcctgtggcagatagcaaaattataatccttgatctaaactactcgatgaggcggtcattacttccacgggAAATCGAAATgcctatttgaataattaacataaatacgctaattaactttttatttcattattttacggcacatctttcaatctacgaattatagccgctgagttcgcaaggatccacttggaacgaattctcaggactgaacgtGTCCGATAAAATGCATTGGTGtgccagttactttcgtgcttcaatgcataaaacagtgttttcctcaaaaagttaagtGGGACgaccatgcatttcgtcggacacattgaaaatgaATACCTCCGAAACTGGTTCACTCCTGAGAATTCTTTCAGACCGCTGAGATAACGCTTGGGAGGCACAAAGGAACGTGCTACGGCTTTGCAGCTACCTGGTCCGGACGGATCCTCGAGACGTGGCACGTGTCGAAGGGCGCACGTGCATCGCCACAGCGCGCCAGGAGGAGACCTCGCCTATACCGGCGCCGGGTGTCAAGGGCATCCTCGCAAACTGGATCGCCCCCGAGGAGCTGCGCAAAATTCTTTCCGAGTGCATGCCCGGATGCATGAAAGGTGCGCTTCCCTTTTGCGCTTAGTAGCAGACAGTAGCAGACGCTTGTAAATCGCCTCTTTCAGAAGATTTTAGGCCACAAGATGATGAGTTGGGCTACTTTGCCGACTACATTATACCAGGCGAGTTTCTACTCCGGCTCGCCGCAATGCACTCGCGTTGTATCCACGACTACACGCAAAACTATTTTTGTGCTTGTTCTcgtgttccttttttttaatttttattttttggagGGAGCACATCGAAGGGGTAAGAAGGGAGGCTGAAGAGAACTCCCGGTCTATCCTTCCACCGCTTTGGAACACGGCTTCCATACACGGTACAGCAGCGGTTCTAGACACGCGCGGTTTGTCCTGGCAACTTCTGCCACGAAATATAGTATACGCTTCGAATGCCACTGGGCCTGTGACCTCGTCGATATGAAAACGGTAGCGTGCCGCGTTCAATGACCACCACGGGAAAGAATGGGCGGTTACCACGCACGCGGCCGATGTTAAATCGCGTGGTGTGGCACGCAGGTCGCACCATGTTCGTGATTCCGTTCAGCATGTGCCCCGTGGAGTCGCCGCTGTCGCGACTAGGCATCCAGGTGACGGACTCGCCGTACGTGGTGGCCAGCATGCGCATCATGACCCGCATGGGCGCCAAGGCGCTAGCCGCCACCAAGGACAAAGAGTTCGTCAAGTGCGTCCACAGCATAGGCCGACCGCTGCCTCTCAAAGGTGGGCCACGCTgcggattgattgattgattgattgattgattgactgattgcaTTTAACATAACAAGGTGCAAGGTGGAGTAGCCAACGTCATTGGCAAAATCAAAGTTACAGAGCGCAGTGCGTTTTAATATACGAGGcgatcattttcaagttttacggaatttttaaaaatcgcctgtggccgaGAGCATAACCGTTTTCCTTGAGCTGTATTTTTCAATGAGGCGGActttactagcacgagaaatcaaaacatgTATTCAattaattaacgaaaattcactaattaacttcttacttACTATACTGCACATcttgcaattaacgaattgtagccggtgagcttgcaagacgtatccacttgaaatgaatttccaggatgacacaagtttaccgaagtcgtggcgtagtggttagggcGCCAGCCTCGGCTTcgggaggtcgctggttcgaatcccagcACCGCCGGAAACCCGCCGGTAAAACAGGGTACAAGTGCCTCCCCTGCCCGGAGCATGGCTCCAATTCGTGGGATGTACACTTGGGAGGTGCTGCTAACTCCGCTACGTCAGTCTTCAAAGCACCTTcaaggatgacacaagtttcaaGATTATATTTCCCCAAAGTGTGGAACAAATTACAAGGGCGTTCCAGTTCcttttgtgcatcaatgcatgAAAGTGCGTTTTgttgaaaaagtaagtggaagaACAGCGCattctttacggcgagtttgcGCGTATCTCCAAACTCAATTGAAGGAgtccttaaaaaaattaaattatgacgtttttcgtgccaaaaccacaatgtgattgaggcacgccgtagtaggggactccggaaaatttcgaccacctggggttctttaacgtgcacctaaatctaagtacacaggtgctttcgcatttcacccccatcgaaatgcggccgccgtggccgggattcgatcccgcgacctcgtgcttagcagctcaacaccatagccactaagcaaccacggcgggtttgaaggagtcatcagggaggtgtagaggacggccgaaaactacatggggcgatgaaattagaaaatttgcaggtgtaaATTGGAATCTGCTAGCACAGggcaggggtaagtggagatcacaaggagaggccttcgtcctgcagtggacggcTGATgctaggctgatgatgatgatgatccccaAACTGGCTGTCATTCTGGTAATTCATTCCGAggggatacgtcttgcaaactcaccggctgcaattcgtaaattacaatgcGGGTCGTAATGCAATTAGTTAAAACGTTAATTAGTGATTTTGGTTAATTATTTCAATAGATGTATCGATTTatcttgcaagtaatgtccgcctctctgagtcatccagctcaaggactagacaattatgttacctgcaacaggcgatttttaaaaattctgtaaaacaaataataaataaataaaaataaagaaataaataaatcattgaTATATCACATCAGCTTCAATTCGAGGTTATGTTTTCTTTAAGATTTGGTTCGATGCCTACAACCCACGGAAGTAAGGTATTCATGTCATATTGATGTGCCTGAAGACACAAAAGTACCTTTGTGCGCGTTGTGGTTCAGTATAACGCTCTTCCAAGTACCCCATTCTGCAGGCGTTTGAGTCCGGGTGTTTCAATCATTCTCGCAGAGCCCTTGGTCAACAACTGGCCCTGCAATCCCGACAAGACCATCATATCGCATATACCGCACGACAATGAAATCGTCTCGTTCGGGAGCGGTTACGGTGGAAACTCTCTGctcgccaaaaaatgcttcgcccTGCGCATCGGCTGCAATCTGGGGAAACGCGAAGGCTGGCTCGCCGAACACATGCTGGTAAGGAGCGTGCAGGTAGCTCCATTCCAGATCAGATAGAGTATTTTTAAAGCGCTAACACAGGTGTTGCTAATTAGATTAATATCTTGCGTACTACTGCAATTTTTTTGCCCGTATACTGCCAAGTGTATCTACAAGAAGTTGATGAGGTGGATATGTACACGACAGATACGGTGAGAGTCGGCCTTGCCAcgtgctgagcgcaaatatttcTAAACCTTTCCGCTGCATGCATTTCAATAATCAGTCGCACTTCTTTTCCCAGCGTGAAAGGCGTGACACATGAGCAGCAAAAACGCGCGACGTCTAGCATTTGCGCTGCGTGCATTCGCCGCGTTAAATGTAGCTTTGCCGCATGTTTGCCGAGCATGCGGCAGAGAAAACCTTGAAGACACGACAGCAGAGACCATTGCCGGCGGCGCTCGCAGATCCTGGGCTTAACGACGCCTTCCGGCAGCAAGTCATACGTCGTGGGTGCGTTTCCGAGCGCTTGCGGCAAAACCAACCTGGCCATGATAACACCGACGCTGCCGGGATACCGCGCCGAGTGTGTCGGCGACGACATCGCCTGGCTCTACTTTGACGAGAACGGCGTCATGCGCGCAGTGAACCCTGAAAACGGCTTCTTCGGCGTCTGCCCGGGTAAGCGGCACAGCGATGGTTTGTCGAACGAACCGACTCGCTGTGCGCACGTCGTCTATAGCTGGCGCAGTGTTCAAATCGCTTTAGCCACATTGGCCGCGCTGGAAATGAGGTATTGACTGATAGGGGCGAAGAGACCTGCAACAATGTTGGCCAGGCGAGTTAACACGCGTTCATAGTCTCATCGCTGGCCAATAGCGCGAGTAGGCGTAGCGAATAGGCGACAAGTTTTTAGTGACCAGTATTTTATCTCGGTGATTATAAGGAAAGGAAGTCACGGCAATTTCTAGCGCTTGCGGAAACATTTTAATAGCTTAACCAGGCGGTGCACAATGAGTGCAAGTGGGTCATGCAAAACAAAACACGAAGCCATCTATTCGGACCTACGGGATCGACAGTATTTAAGGGAAATAAGgatgggaaatatctcgaaatgCTAGACACAATATCGCATGCGTGTTTAAGTTGACACGAAGCTCTTTCATATGCATCCACCTCATGCTCGCACAACAGTTCACCTTGCTTAGTTTCTCAAACGGCCAAGGACTAGAAACGATCTGTCTGTGGACCCCTACACAGCAAACACGCAGACTTCAAGACTACTATCTAGTCATAATTTCAGTAACCTGACATTAACCACCCCTCATTTATAGCCCGAGTAAAATGCATGGTCTTTGAGgtactaaaaataataataaaaaagatggTCCCTATCAATTAGCTCTCATGGCTTATGCAAAGTACGGAGTATATAAAGGTTAGCTCATAAAATGTTATATTAGCTCATTATAGTACTATGTGGACTGTGAAATTCTAACAGAGAGCTCTTGTCAAGCTGGGTTTACTTGTCGTTAATAAGCGCCTGGTCATGGTGCCCCAGTTTTCTAGCCACAACGGCAGAAATTAAATAAGGGAACAGCATGTCCCCAGATGCAGGTAGAACACTGTTACTAATTGAACCGTACGCGCATGCAAAGCAGGCCCAGCTCGCGCGTGTTCACACGCCTGTCAAGACATGCATGGCACGCATTTTAATAACAGTTAACACGCATTGAATCTTCGGCACAACAAGAGGGTAGCATTTGGGCGAGCAGCCAGCCAGGTCACCCACGTCCTCAAGCAGTGAAATTAAGCAACGCACGGTGCTGCACCAGCAAGGCGCGTGAAGGCCCTAGACGGCGCAAGCGCGTTGCGTCAGCAATTGCAATATA
The DNA window shown above is from Dermacentor silvarum isolate Dsil-2018 chromosome 1, BIME_Dsil_1.4, whole genome shotgun sequence and carries:
- the LOC119436112 gene encoding phosphoenolpyruvate carboxykinase, cytosolic [GTP], which translates into the protein MATQEITKSPPTPTSPAPEVPKPAPPSDDDWVFKPPALWKGHDVTDLPKKVRHFVEEQRRLCQPASVYVCDGSSQENEVIIAFMVKLGLTVPLKKQANCYLVRTDPRDVARVEGRTCIATARQEETSPIPAPGVKGILANWIAPEELRKILSECMPGCMKGRTMFVIPFSMCPVESPLSRLGIQVTDSPYVVASMRIMTRMGAKALAATKDKEFVKCVHSIGRPLPLKEPLVNNWPCNPDKTIISHIPHDNEIVSFGSGYGGNSLLAKKCFALRIGCNLGKREGWLAEHMLILGLTTPSGSKSYVVGAFPSACGKTNLAMITPTLPGYRAECVGDDIAWLYFDENGVMRAVNPENGFFGVCPGTSMKTNPNAMMTIQTNTIFTNVAETSDGGVWWEGLDMPPPDVSIKSWKGEPNWKPGDKTKTAAHPNARFCTPAGQCPIIDPAWEDPKGVPISAIIFGGRRPEGVPLVFEAFNWSHGVFLGACMRSETTAAAEHKSKIIMHDPFGMRPFFGYNFGDYLTHWLSFAKEEGNQLPRIYHVNWFRKGPDGKFLWPGFGENCRVLDWILRRVDGEVNIARETFLGYVPTDDALNLKGLTEPINMAELMRVDKEFWLKECRDIKTFFDEQVGRSLPQAIADQLTALKERISKA